Part of the Streptomyces sp. NBC_00457 genome, AACTGACGGTGGCTGCGTGTCGCTCCGCTGGGTTCGAGCCGGATTTCGCGGTGGAGGGCGGGGAGATGGACGCGGTCCTGGGCTTCGTGCGGGCCGGGTTGGGGATGGCCGTCGTGCCGCGCATGGTGGCGACGCGGGCCGGGCGCGGGTTGCGGGTAACGCCGCTGGCCCGGCCCGGGCTGCATCGGACGATCGCGCTGGCGCATCGCAGTGATGTGGCTCCGCCGCGGGCGGCTCGGGAGTTGCAGCGGATGCTGTTGGAACGTTGACAGCGGTGGTCGTCATTCGTCTGCGGGCCCGTTGTGGCTAGTCGCGCAGTTCCCCGCGCCCCTATCGGGGCGCTCCTGAGCTAGTGTCCTGCGCCAGAGATCCGTCGGCAGAGGCGGGCGAGGGAGTCGAGGATCTCTTCGGCGGTCTTGGTCCAGATGAACGGTTTAGGGTCTTCGTTCCAGTCCTTGACCCAGGCGCGGATGTCGGCCTCGAGGGCTTGGATGTTCTTGTGTGCGCCGCGGCGGATCATCTGGTGCGCGAGGTAGCCGAACCACCGCTCGACCTGGTTGATCCAGGAGGAGCCGGTCGGGGTGAAGTGCAGCTCGAAGCGCGGGTGTCTCGCCAGCCAGGCCTTGATCGCTGGAGTCTTGTGGGTGCCGTAGTTGTCCACGATCAGGTGGACCTGCAGCTGTGCGGGCACCTCCTTGTCGATCCGGATCAGGAACTTCTTGAACTCCGCAGCCCGGTGCCGACGGTGCAGGGCGGTGATGACTTCACCGGTGGCGACGTCGAAGGCAGCGAAGAGGGTGGTCAGCCCGTTGCGCACGTAGTCATGGGTGCGCCGCTCGGGCATGCCCGGCATTATCGGCAGCACCGGCTGGGACCGGTCCAGGGCCTGGATCTGCGACTTCTCGTCCACCGAGAGCACCACCGCCCCCTCGGGCGGGTTGAAGTACAGGCCCACGACGTCGTAGACCTTCTCCACGAACAACGGGTCGGTCGACAACTTGAAGGTGTCCGCCAGATGCGGCTTGAGCTGGAACTGCCGCCAGATCCGGCCGACCGTGGACTTCGACAGGCCGCTGTGTTGCGCCATCGATTTCCGCGACCAGTGGGTGGCGTTCTTGGGCAGTTGTTCCAGCGTGGTGACCACGACGGCTTCCACCTGATCGACGCTGATGGTGGGCGGCCGGCCCGGTCGGGGCTCGTCGACCAGTCCGTCCAGCCGCTGGGTGAGGAAGCGCCGCCGCCACTTGCGGACCGTGTCCGCGGCCACCCGCAACTCGCGGGCGACCGCGACAATCGGCGGTACTTCCGGCCCCGCGCACGCCAGCACGATCCGCGCTCGCAGGGCCAGGGCCTGGGCCGATGTTGCCCGACGCGTCCACCGCTCCAACACCGCCCGCTCGTCATCAGACAGCAGCAACGGCTGCAGCTTCGGGCCCCGACGAGGAACTGACGCACCAGCAGTAGAAGTCACACACCAACTAACGATCAACTACTGGCGCAGGACACTAGGCCAATACAGCCGGCTTGAGTACCTCCTCGCACCACTGGCGGAATGACGTGGGCGCCTCCTTGGGTGTGCTCGGGGCTACGGCGCCGTACAGGCCCTGGTTGTTCTGGGCGTCGACCATGTCGGCGTATGCCTGGGCCCAGGACTCGGTCATGCCGCGGTTCAGCAGCAGCTGCTTCTGCTCCGTGCTGGTGATCGGCTTCATGTGTACGGGGCGGTTCAGTACGTCGGCCATGACCTGGGCCATGCCCTCGAGTGTCAGGTCGTCGGGGCCGACGAGCGGGACGTCGGCTCGGCCGGTCCAGGAGGTGTCGAGCAGGAGGCGGGCCGCTGTGGTGGCGATGTCGCTGACGGCGCAGGTGCGCAGGACGCGGTCCGGGGCGAGTGCCATGGGCAGTGCGCCCCCGGTCGCGAGCGACTCGGCGTGGCGGAGGAAGTTCTCCATCAGGAACGGCGCGCACAGCGCCCGGTAGTGCACGCCCGTCGCCGCGATGGTGTCGTCCATCGCGAGCGACGCCGATATGTTCCCCGCGTTCTCGGCGATGCCGCGGCCGAGTGTGGAGACGGCGACGACCCGTTCGACGCCCTGGCCCGCGATGGCCTCGCAGAGGGCTCCGGTGAAGGTATGGAAGTGGTCCTCGACGCTGTCGGTCGACGGCATCGGGGGTACCAGCCAGAACACGCGGTCGGCGCCCGCGCACGCCTCCTTCAGCACGGCGGGGTCGGCGTGCGATCCCCGGACGACCTCGACGTGCTCTCGCACGCGCGCGGGGAGACGGTCGGGGTCACGGGCGACCACCCGGATGCCGGGAGTGGCGTCCGGGGAGTCGAGGAGACGGTCGAGGACCAGTCGGCCGATCTGGCCGGTCGGGGTGGTGACGACGATCATGAAGTGCTCCAAGAGGGATGCTTCAGTGGATGTCGTCGAGCCTGCTGCCCGGCGCCCCCGAACTGAAGGATCGATCCGCTCCCGCTTGTTACCCTCAGGGCAATACCGAGGCCAGGGAGAGACCATGGAATCCCGCCCGCTGCGCTACTTCGTCGCCGTCGCCGAGGAACTCAACTTCGCCCGCGCCGCCGAGCGGTTGGGCATCTCCCCGCCGCCGCTGTCCCGCGCGATCCGTCAGTTGGAGTCCGACCTCGGCGTGACCCTCTTCGAGCGGACCACCCACCGTGTGGCCCTCACTCCGGCCGGCATGGTGCTCCTCGACGAGGCACGGGTCGCCCTGGACGCCCTGGAGGCCGCCGGACGGCGGGCACAGCGCGCGGCCGCCCCGGAGCCGAAACTGATCCTGACCGTCAAGGCGGACGGGGACGCGGGGCTGCTGGAACCGATCCTGGCGCGCTACGCCTCGGAGGAGGCGGCCGTCCCGGTCTCGGTCCAGCTGAGCGGCTGGCTCGAACAGCCGGAACTCCTGCGCCAGGGCGAAGCCGACGCGGCGCTGATCTTCGAGCCGTTCGACGGCGCCGGCCTGGACACCGAGACGCTGGCCACCGAGCCGCGAGTCGCGGCGCTCGCCGCCGGGCATCCGCTTGCCGCCCGCGAGCAACTGACCCTCGCCGACCTCGACCTGGACCCCGGCAGCGTGGGCCCGTATCTCCGCGCGATCCGCAGCAGGGGCCGCGACCTCGCCCAACTGCTCACGCTCGTCGGACTGGGCGAGGCCGTCCCGCTCCTGCCGGCCTCCGTCGCCGCACGCTATCCGCGCCCGGGCGTCGTCTACCGGCCGGTGCTGGACGCGCCGCCCGCGGTCCTCGTCATCGCCTGGCCGCAGCAGTCCCGGTCGACGGCCACGGCGGCGCTGGTCCGCGCCGCCACGACGGTGGCCGAGGCCGTACGACCCGAGCCACAGCCCGCCGAGACCGTACGGCCTGAGCCACAGCTCTCCGAGGCCGTACGGCCTTGACGGCTCACCCCGTCGCGTCCACCAACGCCAGCTCGTGCAGCCGCTCCGGTGGGCCCGGGCGGGCGTAGTACCAGCCCTGGGCCGTGTCGCAGCCCAATATCCGGAGTTGCTCGGCCTGGGCGCCCGTCTCCACGCCTTCCACCGTCACCGCGAGGTTCAGGCTGTGGGCGAGAGAAACGATCCCTTCGACGATCTTGAGGTCGACGGAGTCCGCCGGGAAGCGCTGCATGCTCTGGGTGAAGGACCGGTCCAGCTTGAGGATGCTCACCGGAAGCCGGCGCAGATTGGCGAGGTTCGAATAACCGGTGCCGAAGTCGTCCAGGGCGATGTCGACGCCCATCTCGGCCAGCCGGCGCAGCGGCTTGAGCAGGTCGTCGTCGGCGCCGATCAGCGCCGACTCGGTCACCTCCAGGCACAGCGCGTCGGGTGCGACGCCCGCGCGCTCCAGGATGTCGACGGTGTCCTGGACCAGTCCGGGGTGCGTGAGCTGGCAGGGCGAGAGGTTGACGTTGATGCGCAGCGGGCCACCGGCCCCGGTGGCGCCGTACCGCTCCCGCCATTCGCGGGCCTGGCGCACCGACTGCTCCAGCACCCAGCGGCCCAGCGGAACGATCAGTCCCGTGTGCTCGGCGAGCGGAATGAACCGGTCCGGGCTGAGGACGCCGTGCTGCGGATGCAGCCAGCGCACCAGGGCCTCGGCGCCGCGGACGCTGCCGTCGCCGAGGTGGACCAGCGGCTGGTACTCGATGAAGAACTCGCCGCGGTCCAGGGCCGTCGGCAGCGAGGTGGTCAGCCCGTGCCGGGTGATGGCGCGGGCGTCGGCCTCGGCGTCGGCCAGTTCGAAGCGGTTGCCGCCCGCCGACTTGGCGCGGTACATGGTGATGTCGGCGCTGCGCAGCACCTCGGCCGCGCTCCGCTCCCCCGCCGGACCCTCGACGATGCCGATGCTGCCGCGCACGGTCAGCTCCCGGCCGTCGACGCTGACCGGGGCGACCAGCGCGTTCATGATGCGCGCGGCCAGTTCGTCGACCTCGGCCTCGGTGTCGGTGCCGGTGGTCAGCGCCACGAACTCGTCCCCGCCGAGCCGGGCGACCATCTCGCCGGGCGCGGTGGCACAGGACTGCAGCCGGTCGGCGACCTCGACGAGCAGCCGGTCGCCGGCCGCGTGGCCGAGGCTGTCGTTGATGGTCTTGAAGCCGTCGAGGTCGAGATAGCACAGGCCGAAGCGCTGGCCCTCGCCCGCGGTGAGGGCCTTCTCCAGGCGCTCGAAGAACAGGGTGCGGTTGGGCAGTCCGGTGAGCGCGTCGTGCGTCGCCTCGTAGCGCAGCCGGAGGTTGAGCAGCCGCCGCTCGGTGGTGTCCTCCATCAGGGCGAGCTGGTACTCGGGGTTGCCGTCCGGGTCGCGGAGCAGCGAGACCGTCAGATTGGTCCACAGGACCGTTCCGTCGGGGCGGTAGAACGGCTTCTCCACGTGGTAGTGCTCGCGCTCGCCGCGCACGAGTTCCTCGTACAGCCGCCAGATCTGGGGCGCGTCCTCGGGGTGGGTCCACTCCATCACGTTGCGGGTGCGCACCGTCTGCTCGGCGCCGCCGAACATGCGCACCAACGCCCCGTTGACCTGCAGTATGTTGCCCTCCAGGTCGGCGATGCCGATCCCTATGGCGGCGCCCTCGAAGACCGCGCGGAAGCGGGCCTCGGTCGCGTGCAGGGCCTGCGCCACCACGCCCTGCGCCTTCAGCGCGGCCGAGGAGATCGCCTCCTGCTCGGCGAGGGTCCGCTCACGCAGCGCCGTGGCGAACCCGGCGGCCATGGAGTGCTGCAACCGCGAGGACCGGGCGCGCAGTTGGTCCTGCGTGCCGTCCCCGCCGCAGTACAGCACCAGGTAGGCGTCGACGCAGTCCAGGGTGCGGCTGAGCGCCTCCGGGTCGGTGCAGTGCACGGCGACCAGCGCCGCGCCCACCGCCCGCGCCTCGTCCGCCTGGAAGGTCCTGGCCCGCAGCGCCTCGCTCAACCGCCGGGCGAGCGGCAGCAGTTGCTCCTCCAGCTCGGGCCGGGTCAGCGACGTCGAGGTCACCGGGAACACTGCCCGGCTCCAGATCGTCGCGAACCGGCGCAGTCTGTCCTCCGGCCCGTCCGGCTCCGCGCTCACGCCTTGCGCCCCAC contains:
- a CDS encoding IS630 family transposase encodes the protein MTSTAGASVPRRGPKLQPLLLSDDERAVLERWTRRATSAQALALRARIVLACAGPEVPPIVAVARELRVAADTVRKWRRRFLTQRLDGLVDEPRPGRPPTISVDQVEAVVVTTLEQLPKNATHWSRKSMAQHSGLSKSTVGRIWRQFQLKPHLADTFKLSTDPLFVEKVYDVVGLYFNPPEGAVVLSVDEKSQIQALDRSQPVLPIMPGMPERRTHDYVRNGLTTLFAAFDVATGEVITALHRRHRAAEFKKFLIRIDKEVPAQLQVHLIVDNYGTHKTPAIKAWLARHPRFELHFTPTGSSWINQVERWFGYLAHQMIRRGAHKNIQALEADIRAWVKDWNEDPKPFIWTKTAEEILDSLARLCRRISGAGH
- a CDS encoding NAD(P)H-binding protein, which translates into the protein MIVVTTPTGQIGRLVLDRLLDSPDATPGIRVVARDPDRLPARVREHVEVVRGSHADPAVLKEACAGADRVFWLVPPMPSTDSVEDHFHTFTGALCEAIAGQGVERVVAVSTLGRGIAENAGNISASLAMDDTIAATGVHYRALCAPFLMENFLRHAESLATGGALPMALAPDRVLRTCAVSDIATTAARLLLDTSWTGRADVPLVGPDDLTLEGMAQVMADVLNRPVHMKPITSTEQKQLLLNRGMTESWAQAYADMVDAQNNQGLYGAVAPSTPKEAPTSFRQWCEEVLKPAVLA
- a CDS encoding LysR family transcriptional regulator, producing the protein MESRPLRYFVAVAEELNFARAAERLGISPPPLSRAIRQLESDLGVTLFERTTHRVALTPAGMVLLDEARVALDALEAAGRRAQRAAAPEPKLILTVKADGDAGLLEPILARYASEEAAVPVSVQLSGWLEQPELLRQGEADAALIFEPFDGAGLDTETLATEPRVAALAAGHPLAAREQLTLADLDLDPGSVGPYLRAIRSRGRDLAQLLTLVGLGEAVPLLPASVAARYPRPGVVYRPVLDAPPAVLVIAWPQQSRSTATAALVRAATTVAEAVRPEPQPAETVRPEPQLSEAVRP
- a CDS encoding putative bifunctional diguanylate cyclase/phosphodiesterase, whose product is MSAEPDGPEDRLRRFATIWSRAVFPVTSTSLTRPELEEQLLPLARRLSEALRARTFQADEARAVGAALVAVHCTDPEALSRTLDCVDAYLVLYCGGDGTQDQLRARSSRLQHSMAAGFATALRERTLAEQEAISSAALKAQGVVAQALHATEARFRAVFEGAAIGIGIADLEGNILQVNGALVRMFGGAEQTVRTRNVMEWTHPEDAPQIWRLYEELVRGEREHYHVEKPFYRPDGTVLWTNLTVSLLRDPDGNPEYQLALMEDTTERRLLNLRLRYEATHDALTGLPNRTLFFERLEKALTAGEGQRFGLCYLDLDGFKTINDSLGHAAGDRLLVEVADRLQSCATAPGEMVARLGGDEFVALTTGTDTEAEVDELAARIMNALVAPVSVDGRELTVRGSIGIVEGPAGERSAAEVLRSADITMYRAKSAGGNRFELADAEADARAITRHGLTTSLPTALDRGEFFIEYQPLVHLGDGSVRGAEALVRWLHPQHGVLSPDRFIPLAEHTGLIVPLGRWVLEQSVRQAREWRERYGATGAGGPLRINVNLSPCQLTHPGLVQDTVDILERAGVAPDALCLEVTESALIGADDDLLKPLRRLAEMGVDIALDDFGTGYSNLANLRRLPVSILKLDRSFTQSMQRFPADSVDLKIVEGIVSLAHSLNLAVTVEGVETGAQAEQLRILGCDTAQGWYYARPGPPERLHELALVDATG